Proteins encoded within one genomic window of Paracoccus sp. MA:
- a CDS encoding branched-chain amino acid ABC transporter permease, translating to MPKLTAKSATLLVLAALIAVTPFFFPSGYYYRVGALIFVNGLAVTGIVILTGYAGQISLGHAGFAGIGGYACALAPTHLGLHPSLAVVLGAAISGVLAYLVGRPILRLKGYYLAVATLGFGILVSMVLNNERQLTGGPDGIAVPELGLRGLLKDWGLDLTNGQFWYFFCGLVLLAGAWLALNLHQSPSGRALRALHGSEIAAGTVGIDVARVKLQAFVISAVYASVAGSLVALQNKFITPDVAGFMHSIEMVTMAVLGGAGSVLGAIFGAGILTLLPQALTVFAEYEQLVLGLVMMLVMIFLREGLLPSVLRKLRGRDE from the coding sequence ATGCCGAAACTGACCGCCAAATCCGCCACTTTGCTGGTGCTGGCCGCGCTGATCGCGGTGACGCCCTTCTTCTTTCCCTCGGGCTATTATTACCGGGTCGGCGCGCTGATCTTCGTCAACGGGCTGGCCGTGACCGGCATCGTCATCCTGACCGGCTATGCCGGGCAGATCAGCCTGGGCCATGCCGGGTTCGCCGGCATCGGCGGCTATGCCTGCGCGCTGGCGCCGACGCATCTGGGCCTGCATCCGTCGCTGGCCGTGGTGCTGGGCGCGGCGATCTCGGGCGTGCTGGCCTATCTGGTCGGCCGGCCGATCCTGCGGCTCAAGGGCTATTACCTCGCCGTGGCCACGCTGGGCTTCGGCATCCTCGTCTCGATGGTGCTGAACAACGAGCGCCAGCTGACCGGCGGCCCCGACGGCATCGCCGTGCCCGAGCTTGGCCTGCGCGGGCTGCTGAAAGACTGGGGGCTGGATCTGACCAACGGCCAGTTCTGGTATTTCTTCTGCGGGCTCGTGCTGCTGGCCGGCGCCTGGCTGGCGCTGAACCTGCATCAAAGCCCCAGCGGCCGGGCGCTGCGCGCGCTGCACGGGTCCGAGATCGCCGCCGGCACCGTCGGCATCGACGTGGCCCGGGTCAAGCTGCAGGCCTTCGTCATCTCGGCCGTCTATGCCTCGGTCGCGGGCTCGCTGGTGGCGTTGCAGAACAAGTTCATCACCCCCGATGTCGCCGGCTTCATGCATTCGATCGAGATGGTGACCATGGCCGTGCTGGGCGGCGCCGGTTCGGTGCTGGGCGCGATCTTCGGCGCCGGCATCCTGACGCTGCTGCCGCAGGCGCTGACCGTCTTTGCCGAATACGAGCAGCTGGTGCTGGGCCTGGTGATGATGCTGGTGATGATCTTCCTGCGCGAGGGGCTTTTGCCCTCGGTCCTGCGCAAGCTGAGGGGGAGGGACGAATGA
- a CDS encoding ABC transporter ATP-binding protein: MTLLSVEGLGISFGGIKAVNDVSFKVEPGEIVSVIGPNGAGKTTLFNMISGVYQPGSGGVVLEGEDVTGMAPFRLASRGMSRTFQNLQIFQNMTVLENAISGFHLQERGAVLADLLHLPASRRRARAADAGARALLARVGLERAADREAGNLSYGSLKRLEIARALAMKPKVLLLDEPAAGCNAVETEEIDHLIAEVAASGTAILLVEHDMKMVMRISSHIVVLDHGEKIAEGAPAEVSRNPAVIAAYLGTEEGADADG; encoded by the coding sequence ATGACGCTGCTTTCGGTCGAAGGTCTGGGCATCAGCTTCGGCGGCATCAAGGCCGTGAACGATGTCAGCTTCAAGGTCGAGCCGGGCGAGATCGTCTCGGTCATCGGCCCGAACGGCGCCGGCAAGACCACGCTGTTCAACATGATCTCGGGCGTCTATCAGCCCGGCTCGGGCGGGGTGGTGCTGGAAGGCGAGGACGTGACCGGCATGGCGCCGTTCCGGCTGGCCAGCCGCGGCATGTCGCGCACCTTCCAGAACCTGCAGATCTTCCAGAACATGACGGTGCTGGAAAACGCCATCTCGGGCTTTCACCTGCAGGAGCGGGGGGCGGTGCTGGCCGACCTGCTGCACCTGCCCGCCTCGCGCCGCCGGGCGCGGGCGGCCGATGCGGGTGCGCGCGCGCTTCTGGCCCGGGTCGGGCTGGAGCGGGCGGCGGATCGCGAGGCGGGGAACCTGTCCTATGGCTCGCTCAAGCGGCTGGAGATCGCCCGCGCGCTGGCGATGAAGCCCAAGGTGCTGCTGCTCGACGAGCCGGCGGCCGGCTGCAACGCCGTCGAGACCGAGGAGATCGACCACCTGATCGCCGAGGTCGCGGCATCCGGCACCGCCATCCTGCTGGTCGAGCACGACATGAAGATGGTCATGCGCATTTCCAGCCATATCGTGGTGCTGGACCATGGCGAGAAGATCGCCGAGGGTGCGCCGGCCGAGGTCAGCCGCAACCCGGCGGTGATCGCCGCCTATCTGGGAACCGAGGAGGGTGCCGATGCTGACGGTTGA
- a CDS encoding ABC transporter ATP-binding protein, which translates to MLTVEGLRSRYGRIEVLHGIDLHVDSGEIVTVVGANGAGKTTLLRCLSGVQPVSAGQITFRGEPLAGVPAHRRPARGLTQSPEGRQIFTNLTVEENLRLGAFLYSDDRVEKDMQDAFQMFPILREKRNLAAGGLSGGQQQMLAMARALMGRPSCLLLDEPSMGLAPIIVQQIFDVVSGLKALGVTVLLVEQNAFGALKIADRGYVMETGRITMQGPAAELIADPRIREAYLGI; encoded by the coding sequence ATGCTGACGGTTGAGGGCTTGCGCTCGCGCTATGGGCGCATCGAGGTCTTGCACGGCATCGACCTGCATGTCGATTCCGGCGAGATCGTCACCGTGGTCGGCGCCAACGGCGCGGGCAAGACCACGCTGCTGCGCTGCCTCTCGGGCGTGCAGCCGGTCTCGGCCGGGCAGATCACCTTCCGGGGCGAGCCGCTGGCCGGGGTGCCGGCGCATCGCCGCCCGGCGCGCGGGCTGACGCAATCGCCCGAGGGCCGGCAGATCTTCACCAACCTCACGGTCGAGGAGAACCTGCGCCTCGGCGCCTTCCTCTACAGCGACGACCGGGTGGAAAAGGATATGCAGGACGCGTTCCAGATGTTCCCGATCCTGCGCGAAAAGCGCAACCTGGCGGCCGGCGGGCTGTCGGGCGGCCAGCAGCAGATGCTGGCCATGGCGCGGGCGCTGATGGGCCGGCCGTCCTGCCTGCTTCTGGACGAGCCCTCGATGGGCCTGGCGCCGATCATCGTCCAGCAGATCTTCGACGTGGTCAGCGGGCTCAAGGCGCTTGGCGTCACCGTGCTGCTGGTCGAGCAGAACGCCTTCGGCGCCTTGAAGATTGCCGACCGGGGCTATGTCATGGAAACCGGCCGCATCACAATGCAGGGACCGGCGGCGGAACTGATCGCCGATCCGCGCATCCGCGAAGCCTATCTGGGGATCTGA
- a CDS encoding branched-chain amino acid ABC transporter permease, whose product MSELLQFLFSGLTVGAVYALVALGFTIIYNASDVVNFAQGEFVMLGGMITWFAHAAGLPLPLAALIAIVATAALGVAINKLAIEPARGAPVVSLIIITIGASVFLQGAAQLVFDKQIHSFPAFSGDTPLRIGGATIQPQSLWVIGGALVVFAGLWLFFTRTLLGRAVLATSNNRLAAQLVGINTNFVMTLSFALSAGIGALAGVLATPITLTAYNVGIGFALKGFAGAMLGGMGNPKGALAGGFLIGLIEALTAGYLSSTYKEAAAFVVILLVLFFMPQGLFGRKSTERV is encoded by the coding sequence ATGTCTGAACTTCTGCAATTCCTGTTTTCAGGGCTGACGGTGGGCGCGGTCTATGCGCTGGTCGCCCTTGGTTTCACGATCATCTACAACGCCTCGGACGTGGTGAACTTCGCCCAGGGTGAGTTCGTCATGCTGGGCGGCATGATCACATGGTTCGCCCATGCCGCCGGCCTGCCGCTGCCGCTGGCGGCGCTGATCGCCATCGTCGCCACCGCGGCGCTGGGGGTCGCCATCAACAAGCTGGCCATCGAGCCGGCGCGCGGCGCGCCGGTCGTGTCGCTGATCATCATCACCATCGGCGCCTCGGTCTTTCTGCAGGGCGCGGCGCAGCTGGTGTTCGACAAGCAGATCCACAGTTTCCCCGCCTTTTCGGGCGACACGCCGCTGCGCATCGGCGGCGCGACGATCCAGCCGCAAAGCCTGTGGGTGATCGGCGGCGCGCTGGTGGTCTTTGCCGGGCTGTGGCTGTTCTTCACCCGTACGCTTCTGGGCCGGGCGGTGCTGGCGACCTCGAACAACCGGCTGGCGGCGCAACTGGTCGGCATCAACACCAATTTCGTCATGACGCTGTCCTTCGCGCTGTCGGCCGGGATCGGCGCGCTGGCCGGGGTGCTGGCGACGCCGATCACGCTGACCGCCTATAACGTCGGCATCGGCTTTGCGCTGAAGGGCTTTGCCGGCGCCATGCTGGGCGGCATGGGCAATCCCAAGGGCGCGCTGGCCGGCGGTTTCCTGATCGGGCTGATCGAGGCGCTGACGGCGGGCTACCTCTCCTCGACCTACAAGGAGGCCGCGGCCTTCGTGGTGATCCTGCTGGTGCTGTTCTTCATGCCGCAGGGCCTGTTCGGCCGCAAATCGACGGAGCGGGTGTGA